In Actinoplanes derwentensis, the following proteins share a genomic window:
- a CDS encoding DUF559 domain-containing protein, producing the protein MSRPPRTPPQLRGRPFRGSQAIAAGLITKAMLSGPNWRRILPDVYTHQHTELDHPAWCAAAMLALPDDTAIGGPSAAVLWGVTTLPPRTPVTVVSPRTSRLRPEPLLLTHYTTLAATDVTVRDGLRVTTPERTVFDLGRRHSHDETLAALDAMLHHGLLQEPALQRMLADRRKWPGAARLAELVKIADPLAESPMESRLRLVIIDSGLPPAVSQHPVRDVAGRFIGRVDFAWPEIRLAVEYEGDHHRDREQFRSDVGRFNALRMAGWTVLRFTADDVIRRPDETARTIGAALAETSHSVRLPRHR; encoded by the coding sequence GTGTCCCGTCCGCCCCGAACACCACCACAACTCCGCGGCCGGCCCTTCCGTGGATCCCAAGCCATCGCCGCCGGACTGATCACCAAGGCGATGCTGAGCGGACCCAACTGGCGCCGGATCCTCCCCGACGTCTACACACACCAGCACACCGAACTCGACCATCCGGCCTGGTGCGCAGCCGCCATGCTGGCCCTGCCCGACGACACCGCGATCGGTGGCCCCAGCGCCGCCGTCCTGTGGGGGGTCACCACACTGCCACCCCGCACACCGGTCACAGTGGTCTCGCCCCGCACCTCACGGTTACGCCCCGAACCACTCCTCCTCACCCACTACACCACCCTCGCCGCGACGGACGTGACAGTCCGTGACGGGTTGCGCGTCACCACACCGGAACGAACCGTGTTCGACCTCGGGCGCCGCCACAGCCACGACGAGACACTCGCCGCCCTCGACGCGATGCTCCACCACGGCCTGCTTCAGGAGCCGGCACTTCAGCGCATGCTCGCCGACCGGCGAAAATGGCCGGGCGCGGCGCGACTCGCGGAACTCGTGAAAATCGCCGACCCACTCGCCGAATCACCGATGGAAAGCCGCCTGCGACTGGTGATCATCGACTCGGGCCTGCCACCTGCCGTCAGCCAACATCCGGTTCGTGACGTGGCCGGGCGCTTCATCGGGCGGGTCGACTTCGCATGGCCCGAGATCCGGCTCGCCGTCGAATACGAAGGCGACCACCATCGGGACCGCGAACAGTTCCGTAGCGACGTCGGGCGCTTCAACGCGCTCCGGATGGCGGGATGGACCGTGCTGCGATTCACTGCGGACGACGTCATCCGCCGGCCCGACGAGACCGCACGGACCATCGGTGCGGCACTCGCCGAAACGTCACACAGCGTCAGATTGCCCCGTCACCGATAG
- the mdh gene encoding malate dehydrogenase, giving the protein MGKKVTVVGAGFYGSTTAQRLAEYDIFETVVLTDILEGKPAGIALDLNQSRAIEGFESKVVGASTDPVTGAGYEAIEGSDVVVVTAGLPRKPGMSRMDLLEVNAKIVRQVAENIKKYAPNAVVIVVSNPVDEMTALAQLATQFPKNQVFGQAGVLDTARFTNFIAEELNVPVASVKALTLGSHGDTMVPVPSRCTVDGKPLSELLSAEKIEELVVRTRNGGAEVVALLKTGSAYYAPSAAAARMAKAVAEDSGVVLPVCAWVDGEYGISGVYLGVEAELGAQGIKKVVEDKLTDAEIAGLKEAAEAVRAKQADVAKL; this is encoded by the coding sequence ATGGGCAAGAAGGTAACCGTCGTAGGCGCCGGTTTCTACGGGTCCACGACCGCGCAGCGTCTCGCCGAGTACGACATCTTCGAGACAGTGGTCCTCACCGACATTCTCGAGGGCAAGCCTGCGGGCATCGCGCTCGACCTCAACCAGTCCCGTGCGATCGAGGGCTTCGAGAGCAAGGTCGTCGGCGCTTCGACTGACCCGGTGACCGGTGCGGGTTACGAGGCCATCGAGGGTTCCGACGTGGTCGTGGTGACCGCTGGTCTGCCGCGTAAGCCGGGTATGAGCCGGATGGACCTGCTCGAGGTCAACGCCAAGATCGTTCGCCAGGTCGCGGAGAACATCAAGAAGTACGCGCCGAACGCCGTCGTCATCGTGGTCTCGAACCCGGTCGACGAGATGACCGCGCTGGCCCAGCTCGCGACCCAGTTCCCGAAGAACCAGGTCTTCGGCCAGGCCGGTGTGCTCGACACGGCCCGGTTCACCAACTTCATCGCCGAGGAGCTGAACGTTCCGGTGGCCAGCGTGAAGGCGCTGACGCTGGGTTCGCACGGCGACACCATGGTGCCGGTCCCGTCGCGCTGCACGGTCGACGGCAAGCCGCTCTCCGAGCTGCTGTCGGCGGAGAAGATCGAGGAGCTGGTGGTCCGGACCCGGAACGGCGGCGCCGAGGTCGTGGCGCTGCTGAAGACCGGTTCGGCTTACTACGCCCCGTCGGCCGCCGCGGCCCGGATGGCGAAGGCCGTCGCCGAGGACTCCGGCGTGGTGCTGCCGGTGTGTGCCTGGGTCGACGGGGAGTACGGCATCTCCGGCGTCTACCTGGGTGTCGAGGCTGAGCTGGGTGCCCAGGGCATCAAGAAGGTCGTCGAGGACAAGCTGACCGACGCGGAGATCGCGGGCCTGAAGGAGGCCGCCGAGGCGGTCCGGGCCAAGCAGGCGGACGTCGCGAAACTCTGA